In the genome of Physeter macrocephalus isolate SW-GA chromosome 20, ASM283717v5, whole genome shotgun sequence, one region contains:
- the LOC114484609 gene encoding uncharacterized protein: MTQRLLEEVCSAFPSSGRAARPSVRLSLCPLRARRPRGEWARRRVGPSVAWARRDRPRAFLAREESAAGALREQLAERWPAGSAESWGRSLARPPPPLSHSLAFCAATLPEPFGEPRRPAPAPRRRRGKVCVPGRAGPWRLRAPRRRRARKPQPLGGSWAVASPKEGGSVRAISDRPRLFTCSG; the protein is encoded by the exons ATGACTCAGAGACTCCTGGAGGAAGTCTGCAGCGCATTCCCGAGCAGCGGCCGGGCCGCGCGCCCGTCTGTCCGACTGTCTCTCTGTCCCCTGCGCGCTCGGCGGCCGCGGGGCGAGTGGGCGCGCCGCCGCGTGGGCCCCTCGGTGGCTTGGGCGCGCCGCGACCGGCCCCGCGCATTCCTGGCCCGGGAGGAGAGCGCGGCGGGCGCCCTGCGCGAGCAGCTGGCTGAGCGCTGGCCGGCCGGGAGCGCCGAGAGCTGGGGGAGGAGCCTggcccggccgccgccgccgctctcCCACTCATTGGCCTTTTGTGCTGCAACTTTGCCCGAGCCCTTCGGGGAGCCGCgccgccccgcgcccgccccgcgCCGTCGCCGCGGGAAAGTTTGCGTCCCCGGCCGGGCCGGGCCGTGGAGACTCCGCGCGCCGCGCCGCCGCCGGGCTCGGAAACCTCAGCCTCTCGGGGGCTCTTGGGCAGTTGCGTCCCCGAAGGAAGGCGGCTCCGTGCGGGCCATCAGCGATCGCCCCCGACTG ttCACCTGTAGTGGATGA